One window from the genome of Treponema sp. OMZ 838 encodes:
- a CDS encoding ABC transporter permease → MAVSEPVKKLTVIELAKQNLKRKPFRTVSLIVLTAVLAFSLFAGSFLVKSLNGGMQSLSNRLGADIIVVPQGYDSKIESALLRGEPNSFYFKSEVVDRLKKIEGVDLASPQLFIATLSAGCCSFPLQVIGIDFDSDFNIKPWLERQIRLPLTDNQIVVGSNIVGDTHSEVKFFNQPFVITGRLAKTGMGFDNSVFMTIENAKRLAKEYERIMEHPVAHDEDLISSVMVRIKPNADVKTVAQRILTEFEGEQIYPLISKRMMTNISASIANLNVYIYVLLALLWLLSFIVLAVSFSSIFHERKAEFGMLRIIGGTKKKLAQLASAEAFIISASGAGIGTGMSCLIVLLFNQAIIAGLKMPFLTPPVLWILLCALLTLSAISVIGPLAALKTIHGFTKQEPALQLQG, encoded by the coding sequence ATGGCAGTTTCCGAACCGGTCAAAAAATTAACGGTTATCGAACTTGCGAAACAGAACCTTAAACGCAAGCCGTTTAGGACGGTGAGTTTGATTGTGCTTACCGCGGTGCTGGCGTTCAGTCTTTTTGCAGGCAGCTTTTTGGTCAAGAGTCTGAACGGCGGAATGCAGTCGCTGTCGAACCGGCTGGGTGCAGACATCATTGTCGTGCCGCAGGGGTATGATTCAAAAATCGAAAGCGCACTGCTGCGGGGTGAGCCGAACAGCTTTTACTTTAAGTCCGAGGTCGTAGACCGCCTTAAAAAAATTGAAGGGGTTGACCTTGCTTCTCCGCAGCTTTTTATCGCAACCCTTTCCGCCGGATGCTGTTCGTTTCCGTTGCAGGTAATCGGTATCGACTTTGATTCCGATTTTAATATCAAGCCGTGGCTCGAAAGACAGATTCGGTTACCGCTTACCGATAACCAGATTGTCGTGGGCAGTAACATCGTCGGGGATACGCATTCCGAGGTTAAGTTTTTTAATCAGCCTTTTGTGATTACGGGGCGGCTCGCAAAAACCGGTATGGGCTTCGACAATTCCGTGTTTATGACGATTGAAAATGCAAAGCGGCTTGCAAAAGAATATGAGCGAATTATGGAACATCCGGTTGCGCACGACGAGGATCTTATTTCCAGCGTTATGGTGCGGATAAAGCCGAATGCTGATGTCAAAACAGTCGCTCAGCGCATCCTCACTGAGTTTGAAGGCGAACAGATTTATCCTCTTATTTCCAAGCGGATGATGACCAATATTTCCGCAAGTATCGCAAACCTCAATGTGTATATTTATGTGCTGCTTGCACTGCTCTGGCTGTTGTCGTTCATTGTACTTGCGGTGTCGTTTTCTTCGATATTCCATGAGCGGAAAGCAGAATTCGGAATGCTGCGGATTATCGGCGGTACAAAGAAAAAACTTGCACAGCTTGCTTCTGCCGAGGCGTTTATCATCAGTGCATCAGGTGCGGGAATCGGAACGGGGATGTCCTGCTTAATTGTTCTCTTGTTTAATCAGGCAATTATCGCCGGTCTTAAAATGCCCTTTCTTACGCCGCCGGTTTTGTGGATACTGTTGTGCGCCCTTTTAACCTTATCGGCTATTTCGGTTATCGGCCCGCTTGCTGCGCTTAAAACCATTCACGGATTTACCAAGCAAGAGCCTGCGTTACAGCTGCAAGGATAG
- a CDS encoding TfoX/Sxy family protein, whose protein sequence is MASSKTYLDFILEQLSELQDIRYRAMMGEFIIYYRDKIVGGIYDDRLLVKAVPSAIAYMPNASYELPYQGAKEMLLVDEVDDKAFITGLFNAMYDELPAPKMKQKNSTTGRQHCRTYTKRNRNRNR, encoded by the coding sequence ATGGCATCGAGTAAAACATATTTAGACTTCATTCTGGAGCAGTTATCGGAATTGCAAGACATACGCTATCGCGCAATGATGGGAGAATTTATCATTTACTATCGAGATAAAATTGTGGGCGGTATCTACGATGACCGCTTACTGGTAAAAGCGGTTCCGTCAGCAATTGCGTATATGCCGAACGCTTCCTACGAATTGCCGTATCAAGGCGCAAAAGAAATGCTTTTAGTAGACGAAGTTGATGACAAAGCATTTATAACGGGCTTGTTTAATGCAATGTATGATGAATTACCGGCGCCGAAAATGAAACAAAAAAATAGCACAACGGGGCGGCAACATTGCAGGACGTACACGAAAAGAAATCGAAACAGAAACCGGTAA
- a CDS encoding ATP-binding cassette domain-containing protein — protein sequence MITLQNVSFSYPDSAEILFDGFSAALGGASHWTCITGANGCGKTTLLKLIAGMLPPLSGIIKCESAVYCAQNSTELPDTAYTLFWDADNEVRRFFSLLNITAKQLERWETLSGGEKKRLQIACALAERPSVLLLDEPTNHLDAVSKELIINALKLFTGTGLIVSHDRAFADSLCTATFYLYREAAAFADGADSIRGKLYAANVSTALELWDTERASCLSEWHKADAGVSKAKALSDMWQREAEHSKNRLRNVYGGKDHDAAQKIRLAIVTGKDRTPGTVKKCFDSRREQAEKRRDTQAKPLNRKEGFSPAQADTSVFIPKVLIHLPPQIISAGEDGSYTLQIPELTVQKQSRIALTGANGTGKTLLAHTILNRIREADLQKKSDGESLSFYLPQEIPKAEEQAVLAHFFSLDKELRSEILSTVYRMGSNPKALLTFTDSKRISPGELRKLMIALAMSKPLKVLILDEPTNHLDILSARLLETALAKISCALIIISHDSVFLQNCNCTELWRIIKTGSCGMLERIDNPYPCSCNAGSCLVNP from the coding sequence ATGATAACATTACAAAATGTTTCTTTTTCATATCCGGATTCTGCGGAGATATTATTCGACGGATTCTCCGCAGCGCTTGGGGGAGCATCCCATTGGACATGTATTACCGGTGCAAACGGCTGCGGAAAAACGACATTACTCAAATTAATCGCAGGGATGCTTCCGCCGCTTTCAGGGATAATTAAATGCGAATCGGCAGTATACTGTGCGCAAAACAGTACGGAACTGCCCGATACTGCGTATACATTGTTCTGGGATGCGGATAACGAAGTGCGTCGCTTTTTCTCGCTGCTTAATATTACGGCAAAACAGCTTGAACGCTGGGAAACGCTTTCGGGCGGAGAAAAGAAGCGGCTGCAAATTGCCTGTGCTTTAGCGGAGCGTCCTTCGGTTCTGCTGCTTGACGAACCGACCAATCACTTGGATGCCGTTTCAAAAGAGCTCATTATAAATGCCTTAAAACTGTTTACCGGCACAGGGCTCATTGTCAGTCATGACCGCGCCTTTGCCGATTCATTATGTACCGCTACCTTCTACTTATATCGGGAAGCGGCAGCGTTCGCAGACGGAGCCGATTCAATCAGAGGTAAGCTCTATGCTGCGAATGTAAGTACAGCGCTTGAACTTTGGGACACAGAGCGAGCTTCCTGCCTTTCGGAATGGCATAAAGCTGATGCAGGGGTTTCAAAAGCAAAAGCACTTTCCGATATGTGGCAGCGCGAGGCAGAACATTCTAAGAACCGCCTGAGGAATGTGTACGGCGGCAAAGACCACGATGCAGCACAAAAAATCCGCCTTGCCATTGTTACCGGTAAAGACCGTACGCCGGGCACCGTAAAAAAATGTTTTGACAGCCGCCGTGAACAAGCCGAAAAACGCCGCGATACTCAAGCAAAACCGCTGAACCGTAAGGAAGGGTTTTCACCGGCGCAAGCAGATACGTCTGTGTTCATTCCGAAGGTACTCATACACCTGCCGCCGCAAATCATCAGTGCAGGAGAAGATGGCAGTTATACCTTGCAGATTCCCGAATTGACGGTGCAAAAGCAGTCACGCATTGCCTTGACGGGAGCCAACGGAACAGGAAAGACATTGCTTGCACATACAATATTAAACCGGATACGGGAAGCTGATCTGCAAAAGAAAAGCGATGGAGAAAGTCTTTCATTTTATCTGCCGCAGGAAATTCCGAAAGCAGAAGAACAAGCAGTGTTAGCACACTTCTTCTCGCTCGATAAAGAACTGCGAAGTGAAATTCTTTCTACGGTGTACCGCATGGGATCGAATCCCAAAGCGCTGCTTACCTTTACTGACAGCAAGCGGATCAGTCCCGGCGAACTCCGCAAGCTCATGATTGCACTTGCAATGTCAAAACCGCTCAAAGTTCTTATTTTGGACGAACCGACCAATCACTTGGATATTCTTTCTGCTAGACTTCTCGAAACTGCCCTTGCAAAAATATCATGCGCACTCATTATCATCAGCCATGACAGTGTTTTCCTGCAAAATTGCAACTGCACGGAATTATGGCGGATTATCAAAACCGGCAGTTGCGGAATGTTGGAACGGATAGATAATCCCTATCCTTGCAGCTGTAACGCAGGCTCTTGCTTGGTAAATCCGTGA
- a CDS encoding FtsX-like permease family protein: protein MTRNRMYLKMITSSLIRRRSRMLVALLAIAIGSTVLSGLLTIYYDIPRQMGTVFRSYGANVIFLPAESESKITQEQIDAIKQVIDSEKLVGFAPYIYQSAKVNEQPYMIAATDLENARNNSPYWLIRGDWPHNKKEVLIGHEISRNIELSVGDTFIVNTPKANGDVTVNECTVSGIVTTGGVEEEFIFMSLEDIKGIIGYDDQFDVIECSIDGNQEYLKSIADMVSKQVNGITPRLVKRVTESQDVVLSKLQALVWIVTIIVLFLTMICVTTTMMAVVAERRKEIGLKKALGASNSSVVKDFMGEAVMLGLIGGILGVVLGYVFADNVSISVFAREVSFPVQLAPFTVIASIIITIVSCLFPVRATVDIDPALVLRGE from the coding sequence ATGACAAGAAATAGAATGTATTTAAAGATGATTACAAGTTCGCTGATACGTCGCCGGTCGCGGATGCTTGTCGCGTTGTTGGCAATCGCAATCGGTTCTACGGTGCTGTCGGGCTTACTGACTATTTACTATGATATTCCGCGTCAGATGGGGACGGTATTCCGCTCATACGGCGCAAATGTGATATTCCTTCCGGCGGAAAGCGAATCCAAGATTACGCAGGAGCAAATCGACGCTATTAAGCAGGTAATCGATTCTGAGAAGCTGGTCGGGTTTGCGCCGTATATTTATCAGTCGGCAAAGGTAAACGAACAGCCGTACATGATTGCCGCGACGGATTTAGAAAATGCACGGAATAACAGTCCGTATTGGCTTATCCGCGGGGACTGGCCGCACAATAAAAAGGAAGTGCTGATCGGGCACGAAATAAGCCGCAATATCGAATTGTCGGTCGGCGATACCTTTATCGTCAATACGCCGAAGGCAAACGGCGATGTTACCGTCAACGAATGTACGGTGTCGGGTATTGTTACCACCGGCGGTGTAGAAGAAGAATTTATCTTTATGAGCCTTGAGGACATCAAAGGTATTATCGGGTACGATGATCAGTTTGATGTTATCGAATGCAGCATCGACGGCAATCAGGAATACCTTAAATCGATAGCCGATATGGTGTCGAAGCAGGTGAACGGTATTACGCCGCGGCTTGTAAAACGTGTAACGGAATCTCAGGATGTAGTTTTGAGCAAGCTGCAAGCACTCGTGTGGATTGTTACCATCATTGTGTTGTTCTTAACGATGATCTGCGTAACGACGACGATGATGGCGGTTGTCGCAGAACGCAGAAAAGAAATCGGCCTTAAAAAAGCGCTCGGTGCTTCGAACAGCAGTGTTGTGAAAGACTTTATGGGCGAAGCGGTGATGCTCGGTTTGATCGGCGGTATCTTGGGCGTGGTATTAGGCTATGTGTTTGCGGATAACGTGAGTATCAGTGTATTCGCCCGCGAGGTTTCGTTTCCGGTGCAGCTTGCGCCGTTTACGGTAATCGCCTCGATTATCATCACAATTGTTTCCTGTTTATTCCCGGTACGCGCCACGGTAGACATCGACCCCGCTTTGGTTTTACGCGGGGAGTAG
- a CDS encoding FTR1 family protein: MYITQNKKHAFAAILFALSFIFIPVSGLYAANDEEVLDSWTGIVKKMEVHLNNAYDLYTQGKSKEAYDEVNVAYFRFYESKGMEKITMGYLSGARKTTVENAFYEYRRNVYSDKDNEMVKAHKDKLIAMLYHDAAELDGTLDESGSETANTAQSAVVATFISCFVLVLREGLEAILVIAAIIAYLVKTGKKKYIMSVYVGALGGILVSILLAFLFGAVAGAQSGIAQEVFEGIGMFVAVIVLFYVSNWMLSKSETEAWERYIHKKVEASVSTGNKWVLIFAAFIAVAREGAELILFFQGVPVHGTSGRNAMILAIVLSAVVLIAVFLVFRFLTVRLPLKPFFLVTSILMYAMCFSFTGKGVSELQAAGVVNKTVIPWMSFEMDFLGIYATYESLIPQIIVLAVIITMSVVYAKKNKQQRAQIEAEKARIGQK; the protein is encoded by the coding sequence ATGTATATTACACAGAATAAAAAACATGCCTTTGCCGCAATTTTGTTCGCTTTATCGTTCATATTTATTCCGGTTAGCGGACTGTATGCCGCAAACGACGAAGAGGTGCTGGATTCGTGGACAGGAATTGTAAAAAAGATGGAAGTGCACCTCAATAATGCCTACGATCTTTATACTCAAGGGAAATCCAAAGAAGCGTATGACGAAGTGAACGTCGCGTACTTTAGATTTTATGAATCTAAAGGGATGGAAAAGATAACGATGGGGTACCTTTCCGGTGCGCGTAAGACAACGGTAGAAAATGCGTTTTACGAATACCGCCGGAACGTCTACAGCGATAAAGATAATGAGATGGTAAAAGCGCATAAAGATAAGCTTATTGCAATGCTTTACCATGATGCAGCCGAGCTTGACGGCACGTTGGACGAAAGCGGCAGCGAGACTGCAAATACCGCTCAATCGGCAGTTGTTGCAACGTTTATTTCCTGTTTTGTATTGGTACTCCGCGAAGGCTTGGAAGCAATCCTTGTTATCGCCGCTATTATCGCCTATCTTGTAAAAACGGGGAAAAAGAAATATATCATGTCGGTATATGTCGGTGCGTTGGGCGGTATCTTGGTAAGTATTCTGTTGGCCTTTTTGTTCGGCGCTGTTGCCGGTGCACAGAGCGGCATCGCTCAGGAAGTTTTTGAAGGCATCGGTATGTTTGTCGCAGTTATCGTGTTGTTCTATGTCAGTAACTGGATGCTTTCAAAGTCCGAAACCGAAGCATGGGAGCGGTACATTCATAAGAAGGTTGAAGCATCGGTTTCTACCGGAAATAAATGGGTCTTAATTTTCGCGGCCTTTATTGCAGTTGCGCGTGAAGGCGCCGAGCTTATTCTCTTTTTCCAGGGCGTTCCCGTTCATGGAACGAGCGGCAGGAATGCAATGATCTTGGCGATTGTGCTGTCAGCGGTTGTTTTGATTGCGGTGTTCCTAGTATTTAGGTTCTTAACCGTGCGGTTGCCATTAAAGCCTTTCTTCTTGGTTACCAGTATATTGATGTATGCGATGTGCTTTTCGTTTACCGGAAAAGGTGTGTCGGAACTGCAAGCTGCCGGTGTTGTCAATAAGACCGTTATTCCGTGGATGAGTTTTGAAATGGACTTCCTCGGTATTTATGCAACGTATGAAAGTCTCATCCCGCAGATTATCGTGCTTGCGGTGATTATCACAATGTCTGTTGTGTATGCAAAAAAGAATAAACAACAGCGTGCTCAAATTGAAGCTGAAAAGGCGAGGATTGGGCAAAAGTAA
- a CDS encoding ABC transporter ATP-binding protein — protein sequence MDILTLSGISKIYGDLKALDNINLNVEEGEWLSIMGPSGSGKTTLMNIIGCMDKPSLGKIELAGQDISKLSSKELTVVRRDTIGLVFQQFHLVNYLTALENVMMAQYYHSMPDEEEAMEALASVGLKERAKHLPNQLSGGEQQRVCIARALINHPKLLLADEPTGNLDEKNERLVMEIFEKLHNTGSTIIVVTHDPEVADQAERMVVLEHGKIARIEKMSRTRPVLQK from the coding sequence ATGGATATTTTAACATTGAGCGGAATTTCAAAGATTTACGGCGACTTAAAAGCCTTAGACAACATAAACTTAAACGTAGAAGAAGGCGAGTGGCTGTCGATTATGGGACCGTCCGGTTCCGGTAAAACGACGCTGATGAACATCATCGGCTGTATGGATAAGCCGTCGCTCGGCAAGATTGAGCTTGCGGGGCAGGATATTTCAAAATTATCCTCGAAGGAATTAACGGTCGTACGGCGGGATACCATCGGCTTGGTCTTTCAGCAATTCCACCTCGTCAACTATCTTACCGCGCTTGAAAACGTGATGATGGCGCAGTATTACCACAGTATGCCCGATGAAGAAGAGGCGATGGAAGCGCTTGCGAGCGTCGGCTTAAAGGAGCGGGCAAAGCACTTACCCAATCAGCTTTCGGGCGGAGAGCAGCAGCGTGTGTGTATTGCCCGCGCGCTCATCAATCACCCTAAGCTCCTGCTTGCGGACGAACCGACCGGCAACCTCGATGAAAAAAACGAGCGGTTGGTTATGGAGATTTTTGAAAAGCTGCACAATACCGGCAGTACCATTATCGTCGTTACCCACGACCCTGAGGTTGCCGATCAGGCGGAACGGATGGTCGTACTTGAGCACGGAAAAATCGCGCGTATCGAAAAGATGAGCAGAACACGGCCTGTGCTGCAAAAATAA
- a CDS encoding FMN-binding protein codes for MEKITLRIFTITLALAAFCFAGCSKNEGTAQQAGQSAQAVQPTVRYKDGVYKAVSGIKDDWGGNAEVTITVKDGKITDCEFLSYEKDGTLKGEDYGKTDGVIKNAGLYKIAQNAIKNAEKYGPKLVETQQLDKVDAIAGATVSYELFENVVGIALKQAKAE; via the coding sequence ATGGAAAAAATAACTTTGCGTATATTCACAATTACATTGGCACTTGCGGCGTTTTGCTTCGCAGGGTGTAGTAAAAATGAAGGGACTGCGCAGCAGGCCGGACAATCGGCACAAGCTGTACAACCTACGGTACGGTATAAGGACGGCGTTTACAAAGCGGTTTCCGGTATTAAAGACGATTGGGGCGGAAATGCCGAGGTAACGATAACCGTTAAAGACGGTAAAATTACCGACTGTGAATTTCTATCCTACGAGAAGGACGGAACGCTGAAAGGCGAGGACTACGGCAAAACCGACGGAGTGATTAAGAATGCCGGTTTATACAAAATTGCGCAGAACGCAATTAAGAATGCCGAAAAGTATGGTCCGAAACTGGTTGAAACGCAGCAGCTTGATAAAGTGGATGCGATTGCCGGAGCGACTGTATCTTATGAACTGTTTGAGAACGTAGTCGGTATTGCGCTTAAACAGGCGAAGGCGGAGTAG
- a CDS encoding nuclear transport factor 2 family protein, giving the protein MNIQDFLNAVLKQDAEQLRTYFSDSAYINWHCTNEHFTVEEYIQANCEYPGTWNGTIERIEQIDDLIITAVNVYSVDRTSSFHVVSFIKLKDDKIIAMDEYWGDDGVPPQWRLEKRLGRKIITKG; this is encoded by the coding sequence ATGAACATACAAGATTTTTTGAATGCAGTATTAAAACAGGATGCCGAACAATTGCGCACTTACTTTTCCGATTCCGCATATATCAACTGGCATTGTACCAATGAGCATTTCACAGTTGAAGAATACATACAAGCAAATTGCGAGTATCCGGGAACATGGAACGGAACAATCGAAAGAATAGAACAAATCGATGATTTAATCATCACCGCTGTCAACGTATACAGTGTTGATAGAACAAGTTCTTTTCATGTGGTATCGTTTATAAAATTAAAAGATGATAAAATCATTGCGATGGATGAATATTGGGGCGATGATGGAGTTCCGCCTCAGTGGAGATTGGAGAAACGGCTTGGGAGAAAAATCATAACTAAAGGATAA
- a CDS encoding ABC transporter permease, with amino-acid sequence MFWRMIAGSLFRQKGKMAMIAFTIALGASLSSAMLNTMLGVGDKVNQELKTYGANINVVHKEASLLDDIYGVESGSTKKYLREDELYKIKTIFWAYNVVDYAPFLNVSVEYKGQNKPVRLTGTWFDYKIDLHTGQEVITGIRRMRTWWEVTGAWASDTDDSSCMIGSLFAGRNAIHVGDVIEVTGPAGTASLTVSGIFNSGSNEDEYIFTTIHTAQRLLGKTDVCESIEVSALTTPDNDLARKAARNPLSLTIKEMEVWYCTAYVSSICYQIQEVITDAVAKPVRQVAESEGAILNKTTLLMLLITVLSLLASALGISNLVTASVMDRRAEIGLKKAIGASNTAVTVSVLTEIMIIGLIGGTIGYFAGLGLTQIIGRSVFGSAIPPAPMVIPIVVLIIFLITLLGSLPSVRYLLKLNPTEVLHGK; translated from the coding sequence ATGTTTTGGAGAATGATAGCCGGTTCCCTCTTCCGTCAGAAAGGGAAGATGGCGATGATTGCGTTTACCATTGCGCTGGGTGCGAGTCTTTCAAGCGCAATGCTCAATACGATGCTCGGAGTAGGGGATAAGGTAAATCAGGAGCTGAAAACCTACGGAGCGAATATCAATGTCGTGCATAAAGAGGCCTCGCTTCTCGATGATATTTACGGAGTAGAGTCGGGGAGTACCAAAAAGTATTTACGCGAGGATGAGCTGTATAAAATTAAGACTATATTTTGGGCGTACAATGTTGTTGACTATGCTCCGTTTTTAAACGTGTCCGTTGAATATAAGGGCCAAAATAAGCCCGTCCGTCTGACCGGTACATGGTTCGATTATAAAATAGACTTGCACACCGGACAGGAAGTTATTACCGGTATCCGGCGGATGCGAACGTGGTGGGAAGTAACCGGTGCATGGGCTTCCGATACCGATGATTCCAGCTGTATGATCGGCAGCCTTTTTGCGGGGCGTAATGCCATTCATGTCGGTGATGTAATCGAAGTAACAGGCCCTGCCGGAACCGCATCGTTGACTGTTTCCGGTATATTCAATTCGGGCAGCAACGAGGATGAGTACATCTTTACGACTATTCACACGGCGCAGCGCCTGTTAGGAAAAACCGATGTATGTGAAAGCATCGAAGTAAGCGCCCTTACGACGCCCGATAACGACCTCGCACGAAAGGCCGCGCGGAACCCTTTGAGTTTAACCATCAAAGAGATGGAGGTATGGTACTGCACTGCGTATGTCAGCAGTATCTGCTATCAGATTCAGGAAGTGATTACCGATGCCGTTGCAAAACCGGTGCGGCAGGTTGCCGAATCCGAAGGGGCGATTTTAAATAAGACCACGCTGCTGATGCTCTTAATAACGGTGTTAAGTTTGCTCGCTTCCGCATTGGGAATTTCCAACCTTGTAACGGCAAGCGTGATGGACAGACGCGCGGAAATCGGTTTAAAGAAAGCGATCGGCGCGAGCAACACGGCGGTTACCGTATCGGTACTGACGGAGATTATGATTATCGGATTAATCGGCGGAACAATCGGCTACTTTGCAGGTTTGGGTCTGACGCAGATTATCGGACGGAGCGTATTCGGTTCGGCTATTCCTCCCGCACCGATGGTGATTCCGATTGTCGTGCTTATCATCTTCCTTATTACCCTGCTCGGCAGTCTGCCTTCGGTACGGTATTTGCTTAAACTCAACCCTACGGAGGTGCTGCATGGAAAATAA
- a CDS encoding iron transporter yields the protein MKKTVSFLFALIAIAFVLASCDKPAQKQEMAKPAAEQKAAAPAPTAEEAAGFDEFPIGDEQDVGPLHIGGVYFQPVDMEPAGNSLSKNEADCHIEADIHANDEGKVLGYGVGDFVPYLHVKAYVQKQGSSKVQEVAFMPMNADDGPHYGANMKFEEGLGKYNVKFEIKAPGNDYLLHVDKETGVTGRFWTEPLVVEWKDFEWKGPQW from the coding sequence ATGAAGAAAACAGTATCTTTTCTTTTTGCACTGATTGCAATCGCTTTTGTGCTTGCATCATGTGACAAACCTGCGCAAAAGCAGGAAATGGCAAAACCTGCCGCAGAGCAAAAAGCTGCGGCTCCTGCACCGACTGCAGAAGAGGCAGCAGGTTTTGATGAGTTCCCAATCGGGGACGAACAGGATGTTGGTCCGCTCCACATCGGTGGCGTTTACTTCCAGCCGGTTGACATGGAACCTGCCGGAAACAGCCTTTCCAAGAACGAAGCTGACTGCCACATCGAAGCGGATATCCACGCAAATGATGAGGGTAAGGTGCTTGGTTACGGCGTAGGCGACTTTGTTCCGTATCTTCATGTTAAGGCTTATGTTCAAAAGCAAGGCTCGAGCAAAGTGCAGGAAGTTGCATTTATGCCGATGAATGCCGATGACGGCCCCCACTACGGTGCAAACATGAAGTTCGAAGAAGGTCTCGGCAAATACAATGTCAAATTCGAAATCAAAGCTCCGGGTAACGATTACCTGTTGCACGTTGACAAAGAAACCGGTGTTACCGGCCGTTTCTGGACGGAACCGCTCGTTGTCGAATGGAAAGATTTTGAATGGAAAGGACCTCAGTGGTAA
- a CDS encoding Fe-S-containing protein, with translation MLHLKLKSPRERKNPKKKRLVVLISMLLGFAGSIVSAILRSIPNYINRTRFAFWCMVPVTIALLFLLILLFISPNLKRKIAHIYENLFSAVIFLYAASMLFYYLPVIIMLATTLVNYGESAVSTIVLFRLIGYVLGIVCMLCAGLAIYKTLIKLSAIELKVSVAGALCIFGVTQVVVILQRLYSLGIIPRNDFIFAFIAAVVNHGNFFTFAIILFIMIPPIILWRKNRTITETYHNNAELRKLKAQKRNARRWAKFSLVLLIGSVLSLSVLRHYVDREVPLSPPENYTIADGMAMIPISELEDDKLHRYAYTSEQGIEVRFIAIKKSEGSYGVGLDACDICGPTGYFERNGEVICKLCDVVMNKGTIGFPGGCNPVPVAYIIHDEKIKIKIADLEAEAHRFK, from the coding sequence TTGCTTCATTTAAAACTCAAGAGTCCGAGAGAACGGAAGAATCCCAAAAAAAAACGGCTTGTTGTTTTAATAAGTATGCTGCTGGGCTTTGCCGGCAGTATTGTTTCAGCAATTCTTAGATCAATTCCCAACTATATAAATAGAACACGTTTCGCTTTTTGGTGCATGGTTCCTGTTACCATCGCACTTCTCTTTTTACTCATCCTGCTTTTTATTTCACCCAATCTTAAACGAAAGATAGCACATATATATGAAAATCTTTTTAGTGCGGTAATTTTCTTATATGCAGCTTCGATGCTGTTTTACTATCTTCCCGTTATTATCATGCTGGCAACCACATTGGTAAATTACGGCGAGAGCGCAGTAAGTACGATTGTCTTATTCAGACTGATAGGCTATGTACTCGGTATTGTGTGTATGCTGTGCGCCGGTTTAGCGATCTATAAAACGTTGATTAAATTATCGGCCATAGAACTCAAGGTATCGGTTGCCGGAGCGCTTTGCATTTTTGGTGTTACGCAGGTGGTTGTTATTTTACAGCGCCTCTATTCGTTGGGGATTATTCCTCGCAACGACTTTATCTTTGCATTCATTGCCGCGGTCGTAAACCACGGAAATTTCTTTACCTTTGCAATTATCCTATTCATTATGATTCCGCCGATTATCCTCTGGCGGAAGAACCGGACAATTACGGAAACATATCACAACAATGCGGAACTGCGGAAACTGAAAGCGCAAAAGCGCAACGCACGCCGGTGGGCGAAATTTTCGCTGGTCTTGCTGATCGGTTCGGTTTTATCTCTGTCTGTGTTGCGGCACTATGTCGACCGAGAAGTTCCGCTTTCGCCGCCGGAAAATTATACGATTGCCGACGGTATGGCGATGATTCCTATTTCGGAATTGGAAGATGATAAGCTGCACCGGTATGCGTATACTTCGGAGCAGGGGATTGAAGTCCGGTTTATTGCCATTAAAAAGAGCGAAGGCTCTTATGGCGTAGGACTTGATGCGTGCGATATCTGCGGTCCTACCGGATATTTTGAACGGAACGGGGAGGTTATCTGTAAACTCTGCGATGTCGTGATGAACAAGGGAACTATCGGCTTCCCGGGCGGATGTAACCCTGTGCCGGTTGCGTATATCATCCACGATGAAAAGATCAAGATAAAGATAGCCGATCTTGAAGCGGAAGCGCACCGCTTTAAATAG